Genomic window (Culex pipiens pallens isolate TS chromosome 3, TS_CPP_V2, whole genome shotgun sequence):
ACTGAATTGTTCattgaaaaagaaataaaacagttaaatactgacaatTGGATACATCACCATTGATTGAAAGAAtcaatatcaaatttttaaaaaaatagaagagaACTAATTTTTTAAAGCGATTTCCtagatatttttctaaattctttgaaatcatgttttaagcgctctttgattttaaataaaataaaattaaaaattaaatgttatattaagttatctttaactttttgccatttccagttAAGTTTCGGATATTTTTCAATGACTATTATTTGTTATGAGTGCTtccatttttaaagtatttttaaggAGTTTGTTTAGGAGTTGttaagtttctttttttacaaaaattgtaaatagtttgatttttttttatttgtttagattTTATTCGATGGTcgatattaacttttttttatgaagagttttttgtttataatcattatttagataagaaatgcctattttttgagtttatggaaaagtcgggaatttaaaAATGGGATTTGTGTGGTCACAagcaagggagcgttcttttattacgtaaagtaaaaaatggatttttagggggggggggtcctcgtaacaaaatttccatacaaatttaaaagaaattagcgtaacacggccttcgaccccctccccccaactgtgttacgtaataaaagaacgctcctcaATTCGCATTTGACGTTTGTCGTCcgaattcgattatccgaagtttcgattattcgaagtgaattttttttaggccttcggatagtcgagtctggactgtaaaaaaGGAGTTTGAAACAATTCAAAACTCacacaattttacaaataaaatgctttcaaaaaaaaaacaaaaactaacagattttttgtttaaattttgttgtttgttgttacttctaatgtttgaaatattgcaaaaactcacagatttttttttttaagttcgactattttttaaaaagttttgtgttaaactgtttttttgaaaagtggcctaaacgtcaaaatttctgaataccgatagtgggaatcgatttcccagacaattttacataaaagtcaccatattgaccattgtcctatgtccaaaacttgtgaagatacagcccttttaaaaataaaaatgttgaaaaaataggtttttggtGTTCTTTTTGGCAATTTCAATTATTAATTTGGCAGttgaaaaataccaaaatagaaattttttaaaatgagagaaggcttgttaaaaatatttttttaagtttttgtccagACCCAGACCCCCCTCCCACCCTTTtaaatcggcccgaaaaatcagggagaaaaaaaatatattttttaaaacttcgaaatttcaatggaaattcaagtgcaatcagctgaaatcaatttaaaacgcattcccctgcgtttagaatcattttcaacatgtttgggtttattgaaaaatcttttgaatttttaaaaattttcgatgtacagaaccgcaaattttttttttgttataatttttgttttcctcaaatattacatttttttaaaactaatgattgcaaaacaactgaactagtgtaaaatgcattttaaaacccttttttcattcaaatgtttagattatgactttttaaaactcaaaaattaaaaattttaagatcttgggataaaagatttgttttaataCAGTTCGTACTCGATTATATGCAGTCCTCGCCAAAATAGTTATCAATTTTAGTTTGCCCCAAATATAACCAATTAtgtttgcttaaaaaatgtttaaattatatTGATTTTCTGTTCGTTTTCTTCCATCTTGCCTGTTTCATAAACGGGTAGGTAAATGCTCGCATTCGCGGATGCATAACTTCAACTTTTCGACGTTGCCCAATCCTTAAAAATAACGATCTAATCCGAGCGTAACCCAACTCCAGCAGCAATACCAATACGCTACAAAACCACAAAAAGAACAGTATCGACTGAAGATGCTGCAACTGTTCGAGCTGGATCATTTTCGGGGTGGAATCCATGTTTTTCAAGCCGGACAACGAAGCCACGATCAGCTCCATCCAGTGCTGATCCAGGCCCGCTTCGTAGATCCTGTTCTGCAGctgaacaaaccgagcaaagaATGAATTTCGATTGCCAAAGTTGTAAAAAGTTAGGCTGGTGTCTACGGGATCTTCGAGCATCACGTAACGGGGTCGGTTTGCTAGGCCATCGATAAAAGTTGTTTGCCTTAGAATTATCTTCGCGGAATAGCGTTCTAGCACAAAGGCCACGTTGTTCGCGGTTGTTATTGTCGCAAGCAGGGATTTGCTGTCCATCGTTACGAGCCGGTTCCGCAGCCAGTGATCTTTTTCGTTTGCTAATAGCACGGAATGTGAATCTATGAGTACTTGAATGTTCGCTTCGCGGAGATCCTGAAGCGTTTTTACATCCTGTCGATAGGGCCAGTTTGCAAGGTAGGAAGAGATCTTTGCTTCGTATGCGGCAAGAATAATGAACGCAACTAGGATGGCGGCTAGGGTGACCAGTTTTTCCAAGGTTGCTTTGTGCTTGAGGCTGGACCCGTTGAGTTTACAAATGGTTAGAAGTAGCGATTCCACGATAGATCGCCTCCACAAAATGCGAATCAACGAAGCATTTATGAAGGTGAAGCATAAAATAATGATCCAGCATGATTTCGAGTACGGCGATAATAGTAGCGCATACTCGGTCAGTGGAGTTCCATTGGGAATCATAATTGTTAAGCTGTGCATGGGAATTAACGGAGCGCAATATTTTGGTGTCGATGAAAACCAACGACCAATACTGAACGAACACAATCGGGGGTCAAAAAGACGATCGTTGCAATCTGAAATGGTTTCTCCAGGTTGACATTCTATGATTTCAACATGAAGACTTCCATTCATTCGGTTTATCACCAGATTTGCTAGTTTTAAGTCAATCTTAGTCCAGATTTCTGCGTGATGCGCACAGGCTTTTGCGGTCAACCCGACAAAATCATTTTGCTCAGGAAACGCTTGCTGAACGGATTCATACCGAGATAACTCCTGGAATATCTCACGAAACAATATATAGTTGAGAAATGTGTAATTGTTAGACTGCTTGAGTACGGCCACGTAAAGAACATTTAACAATCGATGTTCGACGAAGCATCGTAGTAGATGTTCAAATAAACTCGGTAAAATGTACGGAAAAATCACCACTACTCGAGACGTAGTATCAACCTTCTCCAAGTGTACAAGCAAAGGCGATCCGCACTGTTGATTTTCTCCCAAAAATACCACGACCAACGTTGGAATTCCAGCGACTCCTTCATCAAAATCCCCAAAATCATCAAGCAATAATTTTGGATACAAATTGAATGGTTCCGTTGCAGCTAATCTTCCAAGTAGCTATTCTAGGT
Coding sequences:
- the LOC120415051 gene encoding uncharacterized protein LOC120415051, which translates into the protein MNGSLHVEIIECQPGETISDCNDRLFDPRLCSFSIGRWFSSTPKYCAPLIPMHSLTIMIPNGTPLTEYALLLSPYSKSCWIIILCFTFINASLIRILWRRSIVESLLLTICKLNGSSLKHKATLEKLVTLAAILVAFIILAAYEAKISSYLANWPYRQDVKTLQDLREANIQVLIDSHSVLLANEKDHWLRNRLVTMDSKSLLATITTANNVAFVLERYSAKIILRQTTFIDGLANRPRYVMLEDPVDTSLTFYNFGNRNSFFARFVQLQNRIYEAGLDQHWMELIVASLSGLKNMDSTPKMIQLEQLQHLQSILFFLWFCSVLVLLLELGYARIRSLFLRIGQRRKVEVMHPRMRAFTYPFMKQARWKKTNRKSI